One segment of Candidatus Hydrogenedentota bacterium DNA contains the following:
- a CDS encoding XRE family transcriptional regulator produces MKTNENTVPADGNLFALLALPDSDDLHAKAQLANAIHRTLSERGLTQSEAAGLMGTTQAKVSDIVRCKLDGFSIDRLFRFLNALGQDVEILIAPKPMNREARVHVASIGGPR; encoded by the coding sequence TTGAAAACAAATGAAAACACAGTCCCCGCCGACGGGAATCTGTTCGCGTTACTGGCGCTGCCCGATTCGGACGACCTTCATGCCAAAGCACAACTCGCCAACGCGATTCACCGCACCCTCTCTGAACGCGGCCTGACGCAGTCCGAAGCTGCGGGGCTCATGGGCACTACGCAAGCCAAAGTCAGCGATATCGTGCGTTGTAAGCTGGATGGGTTTTCAATTGATCGCCTGTTTCGCTTTCTTAACGCCTTAGGGCAGGATGTCGAGATCCTGATCGCGCCCAAACCGATGAATCGCGAAGCGCGCGTTCATGTGGCGAGCATAGGCGGGCCGCGTTGA
- a CDS encoding 9-O-acetylesterase has translation MHILRNLFFVIAVVISGCATTPRNADSTGLSADVRLAALFTDHMVLQRDMKIPVWGWAAPGDRVTVKLAGQSATARADKDGTWMARLAPLPAGGPHTLTVAGKNTITLSDVLIGDVWIASGQSNMWWPVRNGDFGVKNREAEIAAANYPNIRYITTPPVTSFSPKDHVETAGWIVCSPQTVPNFSAVAYFFGRDLHQALGVPIGLVHSSWGGTICEAWCSEEALRALPDFKVKLDQMDAEAPNIPKAEAAYKEALAKWNANLATYDKGHQDGNPIWAAPEVDPRDWRTATLPGVWEKAGYEDLDGFMWYRKVVELPADWAGKDLTLSLGPVNDMDRTWFNGTLVGKNEGTQSATVFRNYSVPGGVVSAGTNVIAVRVYDMGNVGGICGIPDDLYLTLAGVPNAPKISLAGEWMNRPGAYLRDIPPQPAAPLLREGDPNVPGVLFNAMINPLIPYGVKGAIWYQGESNAGRAFQYRTLFPAMIADWRARWGQGDFPFLYVQLANFMAVAPDPGPSAWAELREAQLMTLKSPNTGMATIIDIGEAEDIHPQNKQDVGRRLSLWARHYGGEKLTYSGPLYSRHSTEGNAIRIHFNHVGGGLTTPGGAPLKGFAIAGADQKFVWADASIDGDTVVVTSASVVSPLAVRYAWADNPVCNLYNTEGLPASPFRTDTWPGVTDGNK, from the coding sequence ATGCACATCCTGCGTAATTTATTTTTCGTCATTGCTGTAGTCATCAGTGGCTGCGCCACCACGCCCCGCAACGCCGATTCCACCGGGCTCAGCGCCGATGTGCGACTCGCCGCGCTCTTCACCGACCACATGGTGCTCCAGCGCGACATGAAAATACCCGTATGGGGCTGGGCCGCCCCCGGCGACCGGGTTACGGTGAAGCTTGCCGGGCAAAGCGCCACGGCCAGGGCGGACAAGGATGGCACGTGGATGGCCCGTCTGGCGCCCCTGCCCGCGGGGGGACCCCACACGCTCACGGTCGCGGGGAAAAACACCATCACCCTGAGCGATGTGCTCATCGGCGATGTGTGGATCGCTTCGGGCCAGTCCAACATGTGGTGGCCCGTGCGCAACGGCGATTTCGGGGTGAAAAATCGCGAGGCCGAAATTGCCGCGGCGAACTATCCCAACATCCGCTATATCACCACGCCCCCCGTGACCAGCTTCAGCCCGAAAGATCACGTGGAAACGGCCGGCTGGATCGTGTGCTCGCCGCAGACCGTACCGAACTTCTCCGCTGTCGCGTACTTTTTCGGGCGCGATCTGCACCAGGCGCTCGGTGTGCCCATTGGCCTGGTCCACAGCTCCTGGGGCGGCACCATCTGCGAGGCCTGGTGCAGCGAAGAGGCCCTGCGCGCCCTGCCTGATTTCAAGGTGAAGCTGGACCAGATGGATGCGGAGGCCCCCAACATTCCGAAAGCTGAAGCGGCTTACAAGGAAGCCCTGGCGAAGTGGAACGCCAATCTCGCCACCTATGATAAGGGCCATCAGGACGGGAACCCGATCTGGGCCGCTCCAGAAGTCGATCCGCGCGACTGGCGCACCGCCACGCTGCCCGGTGTGTGGGAAAAGGCGGGCTATGAAGATCTCGACGGTTTCATGTGGTATCGCAAAGTGGTGGAACTCCCCGCGGACTGGGCGGGTAAGGACCTGACCCTCTCCCTCGGACCCGTCAACGACATGGACCGTACCTGGTTCAACGGCACGCTCGTTGGAAAAAACGAGGGTACTCAGTCGGCCACGGTCTTTCGAAACTACTCGGTGCCCGGCGGCGTCGTGAGCGCCGGGACGAACGTTATCGCGGTGCGCGTATACGACATGGGAAACGTGGGCGGGATCTGCGGGATTCCCGACGATCTCTACCTCACCCTCGCCGGTGTGCCCAATGCCCCGAAGATTTCCCTGGCCGGGGAATGGATGAACCGGCCCGGCGCCTATCTGCGGGATATCCCGCCCCAGCCCGCCGCGCCGCTCCTGCGGGAGGGCGATCCCAACGTGCCGGGCGTGCTCTTCAACGCCATGATCAACCCCCTGATCCCCTATGGCGTCAAGGGCGCCATCTGGTATCAGGGCGAAAGCAACGCGGGCCGCGCTTTCCAGTATCGCACGCTCTTTCCCGCCATGATCGCCGACTGGCGCGCGCGGTGGGGCCAGGGCGATTTCCCCTTCCTCTATGTGCAACTGGCGAACTTCATGGCGGTCGCGCCCGATCCCGGTCCCAGCGCCTGGGCGGAGCTGCGCGAGGCCCAGCTCATGACCCTCAAGTCCCCCAATACCGGCATGGCCACCATCATCGACATTGGCGAAGCGGAAGACATCCACCCGCAGAACAAACAGGACGTGGGGCGTCGCCTTTCGCTCTGGGCGCGGCACTACGGTGGCGAGAAGCTCACGTATTCCGGGCCGCTCTACAGCCGCCACAGCACCGAGGGCAACGCAATTCGTATCCACTTCAACCACGTCGGCGGCGGACTCACCACACCCGGCGGCGCGCCTCTCAAGGGCTTCGCCATCGCCGGGGCCGATCAGAAGTTCGTCTGGGCCGACGCCAGCATTGATGGCGACACCGTAGTGGTAACCAGCGCGTCGGTGGTCAGTCCCCTGGCGGTGCGCTACGCCTGGGCCGACAATCCCGTGTGTAATTTGTACAACACGGAGGGACTGCCCGCATCGCCCTTCCGCACGGATACCTGGCCCGGGGTGACGGATGGGAATAAGTAG
- a CDS encoding RidA family protein, producing MRSKSYPLKCAVGIAIGLCGIAQAANQAAGVNPDTGLATAVLVEDKALAHTTQLLPVDSGGMIVGDTLDAQLAQVVKNVATVLGEVGSGLEQIARLNVYVSTNAQVGEAELLLKNHLGPNAHPAVTFVVAALSDPAALVGLDAIASVDDAKAPGSVARHTSAALPARNGIAHVAVLPKGRALYISGMAEQDTQDQAEASTGTMEQLHGVLALNKIGPEHVVHLKAYMKPQSAVPVAEKAMAAFYPGAAAPPMTFVDWLNEIPTEIELIAWIPDASESDDPVLHLWPADVTPSNVYCRYSVVNSPSRIYTKGFTANGALDPAGQVHDIFAQLKAAVEPLGSDFLHLVKATYYVTAEDTSTALNQIRPEYYDPQRPPAASKATVAGTGFGDRGLVLDMIAVGKR from the coding sequence ATGCGCAGCAAATCCTATCCATTGAAATGTGCCGTGGGCATCGCAATCGGACTCTGTGGAATCGCCCAGGCGGCGAACCAGGCGGCGGGCGTGAACCCGGACACGGGTCTGGCCACGGCGGTTCTGGTGGAGGACAAGGCCCTGGCCCACACGACGCAACTGTTACCCGTGGACTCGGGCGGCATGATCGTGGGCGATACGCTGGACGCGCAACTGGCGCAGGTCGTGAAGAATGTCGCCACGGTACTCGGCGAAGTGGGCTCGGGCCTGGAGCAGATTGCCCGGCTGAACGTATACGTTTCGACCAACGCGCAGGTGGGCGAGGCCGAGTTGCTGCTGAAGAATCACCTCGGACCGAACGCGCACCCGGCGGTCACCTTCGTGGTGGCTGCGCTGTCCGACCCCGCCGCGCTGGTGGGGCTGGACGCGATCGCCTCCGTGGACGATGCCAAAGCGCCGGGATCCGTGGCGCGCCACACGAGTGCGGCGCTGCCCGCGCGGAACGGTATCGCCCATGTGGCGGTGTTGCCGAAAGGCCGCGCCCTTTACATCTCCGGCATGGCGGAGCAGGACACCCAGGATCAGGCGGAAGCCTCCACGGGCACGATGGAACAGCTCCACGGCGTGCTCGCGCTGAACAAGATTGGCCCGGAACACGTGGTGCACCTCAAGGCCTACATGAAGCCCCAAAGCGCGGTGCCCGTGGCGGAGAAGGCCATGGCGGCTTTCTATCCCGGCGCGGCGGCGCCGCCCATGACCTTTGTGGACTGGCTCAACGAAATCCCCACGGAGATCGAGTTGATCGCCTGGATTCCCGACGCGAGCGAGAGTGACGACCCGGTGCTGCACTTGTGGCCCGCCGATGTGACGCCGTCGAATGTGTACTGTCGTTATTCCGTGGTAAACTCCCCCTCGCGCATCTACACGAAGGGATTTACCGCGAATGGCGCGCTGGATCCCGCAGGTCAGGTGCACGACATTTTCGCGCAATTAAAGGCGGCCGTCGAGCCGCTGGGCAGTGATTTTCTTCATCTGGTGAAGGCGACGTACTATGTGACCGCGGAGGACACGAGCACCGCGCTAAACCAGATTCGCCCCGAGTACTATGATCCGCAGCGCCCCCCCGCGGCCTCAAAGGCCACCGTAGCGGGAACGGGCTTCGGTGATCGCGGGCTGGTGCTCGATATGATCGCGGTGGGAAAGCGATAG
- a CDS encoding rhodanese-like domain-containing protein: protein MARTILIMGMALLLTACNSTDIGPTPATNATPLEQIETMYAGYRKDFLEVKEIAPQGVADLQKSKGVVLVDVRTAEEQAVSMIPGAITAEAFAAAEETYRDKTVVTYCTIGARSGVYADELRQKGFDVFNLKGSLLAWTHAGLPLEDSEGRDTKRVHVYGKTWDLAADGYEAVW from the coding sequence ATCGCACGAACGATTTTGATCATGGGAATGGCGCTGCTTCTGACAGCATGTAATTCTACGGACATTGGACCAACGCCTGCCACCAACGCAACGCCCCTCGAGCAAATCGAGACCATGTATGCGGGGTACCGCAAGGACTTCCTCGAAGTCAAAGAAATTGCTCCCCAGGGTGTTGCGGACCTTCAGAAATCCAAGGGTGTTGTGCTTGTAGACGTGCGCACGGCTGAAGAACAAGCGGTGTCGATGATTCCCGGCGCTATTACGGCGGAGGCTTTTGCAGCGGCGGAAGAGACGTACCGCGACAAGACGGTGGTCACCTATTGCACGATAGGGGCGCGGAGCGGCGTCTACGCGGACGAGCTGCGCCAGAAAGGTTTTGATGTCTTCAACCTGAAGGGCAGCCTGCTCGCCTGGACCCATGCGGGACTGCCGCTGGAGGATTCCGAGGGCAGAGATACGAAGCGCGTGCACGTCTATGGGAAGACGTGGGACCTGGCGGCGGACGGGTATGAGGCGGTTTGGTAG
- a CDS encoding type II toxin-antitoxin system RelE/ParE family toxin yields the protein MKIRLHPQARAELLNSMNYYEAARPGLGDRFLSAVAKVVDNARMFPTSFPIFDDDCRKAGLRRFPCSVVYRIRDGEMQVVSVLHSRRDPESIRNRW from the coding sequence ATGAAAATCCGACTGCATCCACAGGCGAGGGCGGAGCTGCTCAATTCCATGAACTACTACGAAGCCGCGAGACCTGGATTGGGAGATCGCTTCCTTAGTGCCGTTGCGAAGGTGGTTGATAACGCACGGATGTTTCCCACCTCTTTTCCAATATTTGATGACGATTGCCGCAAGGCAGGGCTTCGCCGATTTCCATGCTCCGTCGTGTATCGGATTCGTGATGGTGAGATGCAAGTCGTGTCGGTCTTGCACTCTAGAAGGGATCCCGAGTCCATTCGAAATCGCTGGTAA
- a CDS encoding addiction module protein has protein sequence MTTAQEILEAASALPEEERLLLAHSLFDSIHEMDADVEQAWIQEIRRRCGEIDRGEVELIPAEDVFEEARRILSSR, from the coding sequence ATGACAACGGCGCAAGAGATCCTGGAAGCGGCAAGCGCGCTACCAGAGGAAGAGCGGCTCCTCCTGGCTCATAGCCTGTTTGATTCCATCCATGAGATGGATGCGGATGTCGAGCAAGCCTGGATCCAGGAGATTCGCCGACGCTGCGGAGAGATTGATCGGGGCGAGGTGGAGCTCATTCCTGCGGAAGATGTCTTTGAGGAGGCAAGAAGAATACTTTCCTCGCGATGA
- a CDS encoding endonuclease III domain-containing protein yields the protein MNKNLSTTLRLFYDLMSAHHGKTHWWPGDTPFEVCIGAILTQNTAWTNVEKAIVNLKREKLMTPRAMLDADPEVLEAALRPSGYFRQKALRVRLFCQHLVDHYGGSVARMAKRPLPELRLELLALKGIGPETADDILLYACEKPVFVVDAYTRRIFSRHGLVPGDIKYEALRAFFEENLAPDVDYFKEYHGLIVWTGKDFCKTRPNCEGCPLQGTLKRGQPVVE from the coding sequence ATGAACAAAAATCTCAGCACCACCCTCCGCCTGTTCTATGACCTCATGTCGGCCCACCACGGCAAGACCCACTGGTGGCCCGGGGACACGCCCTTCGAGGTCTGCATCGGCGCCATTCTCACGCAGAACACCGCCTGGACGAACGTGGAAAAGGCCATCGTTAACTTGAAGCGCGAAAAGCTCATGACGCCCCGCGCGATGCTGGACGCCGACCCGGAAGTGCTGGAGGCTGCGCTGCGCCCTTCGGGCTATTTCCGACAGAAAGCCCTCCGCGTCCGCCTTTTCTGCCAGCATCTTGTTGACCACTACGGCGGCAGCGTGGCGCGGATGGCAAAGCGCCCCCTCCCGGAGCTCCGCCTTGAGTTGCTTGCCTTGAAGGGCATCGGCCCCGAGACCGCCGACGACATCCTCCTCTACGCCTGCGAGAAGCCGGTCTTCGTGGTGGACGCCTACACCCGCCGCATCTTCAGTCGCCATGGCCTCGTGCCGGGGGATATCAAGTACGAGGCCCTGCGGGCATTTTTCGAAGAGAATCTCGCCCCCGACGTGGACTACTTCAAAGAGTACCACGGGCTCATCGTGTGGACGGGGAAGGATTTCTGCAAGACGCGTCCGAACTGCGAGGGGTGCCCGCTACAGGGGACGCTGAAGCGCGGGCAGCCGGTGGTGGAATAG
- a CDS encoding addiction module protein, with amino-acid sequence MTADEIIEAARQRPVEEQLKIFDALYYWLEPLREEAEKLWTIEIQRRKEEIDSGAVEAIPGEEIFCGNSQAIWL; translated from the coding sequence ATGACTGCCGACGAGATCATTGAAGCGGCCCGCCAGCGTCCTGTGGAAGAACAACTGAAAATCTTTGATGCCCTGTATTACTGGCTGGAACCGCTTAGGGAAGAAGCGGAGAAACTATGGACCATTGAAATACAGCGCCGGAAAGAAGAAATCGATTCGGGTGCCGTTGAAGCCATACCGGGCGAAGAAATTTTTTGCGGAAATTCGCAAGCGATTTGGCTATGA